The following proteins are encoded in a genomic region of [Eubacterium] hominis:
- the vanZ gene encoding VanZ family protein, producing the protein MKKNFKVRILCAILFLGISGIVMYTIYSLSAENGYESNMRSEIVTEKIKEEVSSKLENSEKGMLLSEKIKYFVIMHSPYGSDWNANIRKLAHFSIYFALACMVYITLAILGVNKTMRFILTVGICFCFAFGDEYHQSFTGRTSSMSDVFLDTFGSLCATTGLTIISLFFSGIHSLVNLAYKED; encoded by the coding sequence ATGAAAAAGAATTTTAAGGTCCGTATCTTATGTGCTATCTTATTTCTTGGCATCAGTGGAATTGTGATGTATACGATTTATTCACTTTCGGCAGAGAATGGATATGAATCCAATATGCGAAGTGAAATCGTAACAGAAAAGATAAAAGAGGAAGTAAGTTCTAAGCTGGAAAATAGTGAAAAGGGAATGTTGTTAAGTGAGAAAATCAAATATTTTGTGATTATGCATTCGCCATATGGCAGTGACTGGAATGCGAATATACGAAAACTGGCGCATTTTTCTATTTATTTCGCGCTGGCTTGTATGGTGTATATCACACTTGCTATATTAGGGGTAAATAAAACCATGCGTTTTATTTTGACAGTTGGTATTTGTTTCTGTTTTGCATTTGGTGATGAATATCATCAAAGCTTTACAGGCAGAACCAGTTCTATGAGTGATGTATTTCTAGATACGTTTGGTTCTCTTTGTGCGACCACAGGTTTAACGATTATTTCATTGTTTTTTAGTGGGATTCATTCACTTGTTAATTTGGCATATAAAGAGGATTAG
- a CDS encoding GGDEF domain-containing protein — MDSKTLFKDFSIDPYLFYEAITGSTDDYVYITNIQTGQSLVSENMFQDFDLPGRIVDNLIDVWGDLIIDRDKPAYYNSIDEMLNGITNEHNVEYQIKNRKNEYIWVVCRGLLQRNAQGDTTIFAGIVTNLGNKRKIDPITGLFLQSECALQVGHYLEKEHDHGGILLLGLDDFSRINALNDHIFGNNVLRQFAQDVLRMLPQHALMFRFDGDEFAIFYPDADAQEIYESYQKLHAYCNSHHFIDGVSYYCSVSGGAAILQKDADNYLDLIKYASCALDASKKKGKNTCTFFSSDLIQAQNRSMEISDQLSHAIVKDMENFEVYYQPLTNVKTRNIKGAEALLRWKSDTYGVISPAEFIPLLESSGWIIKVGKWVLEQAIRTCKKWTAYLPDFVMNVNVSYLQMLDSDFIPFIQKILKENDLKPKHIVIELTESYFVTDMEALKGIFQSLRLLGIKIAMDDFGTGYSSLGMLAQMPADIVKIDRLFINAIHDNTFNLDFIGAVIRLCHSVGIKVTIEGVEDQIQWDTVCNIHADCIQGFYISRPIAKQDFERIFIKTAVQS, encoded by the coding sequence ATGGACAGTAAAACATTATTCAAAGACTTCTCGATAGATCCTTATCTTTTTTATGAAGCCATCACAGGCAGCACAGATGATTATGTTTATATCACGAATATCCAAACTGGACAATCTCTCGTTTCTGAAAACATGTTTCAAGACTTTGATTTACCTGGGCGTATCGTGGATAATCTGATTGATGTGTGGGGAGATTTAATTATCGATCGTGATAAACCGGCTTACTATAATTCAATAGACGAAATGCTGAATGGCATTACAAATGAACATAATGTAGAATATCAAATTAAAAATCGTAAGAATGAATATATCTGGGTGGTTTGCCGTGGCCTTTTACAGCGCAATGCACAAGGAGATACAACCATTTTCGCAGGTATTGTGACCAATCTTGGAAACAAGCGTAAAATTGATCCGATCACCGGCTTATTCCTTCAAAGTGAATGTGCTTTACAGGTAGGTCATTATTTAGAAAAGGAACATGATCATGGTGGGATTCTATTATTGGGATTAGATGATTTCTCCCGTATCAATGCTTTGAATGATCATATATTTGGAAATAACGTACTTCGTCAGTTTGCACAAGATGTTTTACGTATGCTGCCCCAACATGCATTGATGTTTCGTTTTGATGGTGATGAATTTGCGATTTTCTATCCTGATGCCGATGCACAGGAAATTTATGAATCTTATCAGAAGCTCCATGCCTATTGTAACTCTCATCATTTTATTGATGGTGTATCTTATTATTGTAGTGTATCTGGCGGTGCCGCAATTCTTCAAAAAGATGCCGACAATTATCTAGATTTGATCAAATATGCATCATGTGCCCTTGATGCCAGTAAGAAAAAAGGAAAAAACACCTGTACCTTCTTCTCATCTGATTTAATACAGGCACAGAATCGCTCTATGGAAATCAGTGATCAATTATCTCACGCAATTGTAAAAGATATGGAAAACTTTGAAGTGTATTACCAGCCTTTAACAAATGTAAAAACGCGCAATATCAAAGGTGCAGAAGCCTTGCTTAGATGGAAGAGTGATACTTATGGGGTTATCTCTCCTGCCGAATTTATTCCTTTATTAGAAAGCAGTGGATGGATCATTAAAGTTGGCAAATGGGTGTTAGAACAGGCTATAAGAACATGTAAAAAGTGGACAGCGTATTTACCTGACTTTGTGATGAATGTGAATGTATCTTATCTACAAATGCTGGATTCTGATTTTATTCCTTTTATACAGAAAATATTAAAAGAGAATGATTTAAAACCCAAGCATATTGTTATTGAACTTACTGAAAGCTATTTCGTTACAGATATGGAAGCCTTAAAAGGCATCTTCCAAAGCCTTCGATTATTAGGCATAAAGATCGCAATGGATGATTTTGGTACTGGTTATTCATCTTTAGGCATGCTGGCACAAATGCCCGCAGATATTGTGAAAATCGATCGTCTGTTTATCAATGCCATTCATGATAATACCTTTAATCTTGATTTTATCGGTGCTGTCATTCGATTATGTCATAGTGTTGGTATTAAAGTAACAATCGAAGGTGTAGAGGATCAAATACAATGGGATACGGTATGTAATATCCATGCGGATTGTATCCAGGGATTTTATATCTCTAGACCGATTGCCAAACAAGATTTTGAACGTATATTTATTAAAACAGCTGTCCAATCGTGA
- a CDS encoding site-2 protease family protein, which yields MLQDLLSNWIYILPAVFIAFSFHEFAHSFVAYKLGDTAQKESGRLSLNPINHIDPIGFISLVLFGFGWAKPVQVNPYMFKDRKNGMIQSAVAGPLANLILGFVFTILMQLTIKTGLFINGPVGNYLYYFCVYSIVMNVGLGVFNLIPLPPLDGSKILMGILDEETYFKIMQYERYIAIFMIAILLSGVLDGPLLYVRSAIIDFYSNIVSKILF from the coding sequence ATGTTACAAGATTTATTATCAAATTGGATATATATATTACCAGCTGTATTTATTGCTTTTTCCTTTCATGAATTTGCACATAGTTTTGTTGCATATAAATTAGGTGATACTGCACAGAAGGAAAGTGGCAGATTATCATTGAATCCAATCAATCACATTGATCCAATTGGGTTTATCAGTTTGGTATTGTTTGGTTTTGGCTGGGCAAAGCCGGTACAAGTCAATCCTTATATGTTTAAAGATCGTAAAAATGGAATGATACAATCTGCTGTGGCAGGTCCATTAGCTAATCTGATCTTAGGGTTTGTCTTTACCATTCTTATGCAGTTGACAATAAAAACAGGCCTTTTCATCAATGGACCTGTTGGGAATTACTTATATTACTTCTGTGTATATTCTATTGTGATGAATGTTGGTTTAGGCGTATTTAACCTGATACCATTACCACCACTAGATGGTTCTAAGATTTTAATGGGAATTCTGGATGAAGAAACATACTTTAAGATTATGCAGTATGAACGCTATATCGCAATATTTATGATTGCGATTCTATTATCAGGAGTGTTGGATGGACCATTACTTTATGTAAGATCTGCTATCATTGATTTCTACTCCAATATTGTATCTAAAATTTTATTCTAA
- a CDS encoding response regulator transcription factor produces MYKIMIVEDDEAIQKELDVLLRNQGYDVCIWNMKEDIVSFLEAEGAHVILLDINLPKEDGFTLCTRIRAKSSVPIIFVTSRNSDMDELCSMTLGGDDFITKPYNPSVLLAHLQAVIKRSYQHVSEHIYQHKGVSLDVALSKITYGDKDQELTKNEVRILYYLFQHKGEIVPRDDLIDYLWDNKLFIDDNALSVNITRIRNKLLQMGVEDFIITKHRQGYYI; encoded by the coding sequence ATGTATAAAATAATGATTGTGGAAGACGATGAAGCAATTCAAAAAGAGTTAGATGTATTACTAAGAAATCAGGGATATGATGTATGTATCTGGAATATGAAGGAAGATATTGTATCCTTTTTAGAAGCAGAAGGTGCGCATGTAATTTTATTAGACATCAATCTTCCTAAAGAAGATGGTTTTACCCTGTGTACTCGCATACGAGCTAAAAGCAGTGTGCCTATTATCTTTGTGACCAGTCGTAACAGTGATATGGACGAGCTTTGCTCCATGACCCTTGGTGGGGATGATTTTATCACAAAACCATATAATCCCTCTGTGTTGCTGGCACATCTACAGGCAGTTATTAAACGTAGTTATCAACATGTAAGTGAACATATTTATCAACATAAAGGTGTGAGTTTAGATGTCGCATTATCCAAAATAACCTATGGAGATAAAGATCAGGAATTAACCAAAAATGAAGTGCGTATTTTATACTATCTGTTTCAACATAAAGGTGAAATTGTCCCAAGAGATGATTTGATTGATTATTTATGGGATAACAAACTGTTTATCGATGATAATGCACTCAGTGTGAATATTACACGTATTCGTAACAAACTACTGCAGATGGGCGTAGAGGATTTTATTATCACCAAACATCGTCAGGGGTATTACATATGA
- a CDS encoding ABC transporter ATP-binding protein, producing the protein MCLLKVEHVQKYYGNGGNITKALNDISFDMKEGEFVAIMGASGSGKTTLLNVISTIDTLSAGDIYVRQENISTKKEKQLAAFRKKELGFIFQDYNLLNTLSMEENIALPLTLLKEKPAVIDASVKQMAKTLGILDILAKYPYEVSGGQRQRTAIARALIHKPSLILADEPTGALDSHASYLFMEELGKLNEERHASILMVTHDAFSASYAKRILFLKDGRIFNEIYRGELDRKAFYQKILDVMTLLGGDVHAVR; encoded by the coding sequence ATGTGTTTATTAAAAGTTGAACATGTACAGAAATATTATGGCAATGGTGGTAATATCACCAAAGCATTAAATGATATCAGTTTTGATATGAAAGAAGGCGAATTCGTGGCGATCATGGGGGCAAGCGGCAGTGGAAAAACAACCCTGTTGAATGTCATCAGTACCATTGATACCTTAAGTGCAGGGGATATCTATGTGCGTCAAGAGAATATCTCCACAAAGAAAGAAAAACAACTGGCTGCTTTTCGTAAAAAGGAGCTTGGCTTTATCTTTCAGGATTATAATCTGTTAAATACGCTGTCCATGGAAGAAAATATCGCATTACCATTGACACTATTAAAAGAAAAACCGGCAGTCATTGATGCTTCTGTGAAACAAATGGCAAAAACTTTGGGTATTTTAGATATCCTGGCTAAATATCCATATGAAGTAAGTGGAGGACAGCGTCAGCGAACAGCAATCGCAAGAGCTTTGATTCACAAACCGTCTTTGATATTGGCAGATGAACCAACCGGTGCCCTTGATTCTCATGCTTCTTATTTGTTTATGGAAGAATTAGGAAAACTGAATGAAGAACGCCATGCCAGTATCCTGATGGTTACACATGATGCTTTTTCCGCATCTTATGCTAAACGTATCTTGTTTTTAAAGGATGGGCGCATCTTTAATGAAATCTATCGAGGTGAATTAGACCGCAAGGCTTTCTATCAGAAGATTTTAGATGTAATGACATTGCTTGGCGGTGATGTACATGCTGTACGTTAA
- a CDS encoding YitT family protein produces MKHKKKETKVQKIITNYGMMLAGALIFALACNCFIVPSSLNNSGVIGFSQIVREALDRFTFIHLPISTVGILNFLFNIPLLMLAWFKISKKFCINTLLCVGAQTIFLTIVPILEKPILDVILANAVIGGIIAGVGSGFMLRGGSCSGGIDILGMYLSIKMPDFSIGKLAVVFNACVYAACAGLYDLEIAIYSIIYSYFMSQMVDKIHYQNIKMSATIFTKVDHVDKVITYSLRRGVTYWKGSGSYTDEDTYVIMTVVSKQEVNRLKQIVHDCDPKAFVIFNEGMNIDGNFEKRLA; encoded by the coding sequence ATGAAGCATAAGAAAAAAGAAACAAAAGTACAAAAGATCATTACCAATTATGGAATGATGCTTGCAGGAGCACTGATATTTGCGTTGGCATGTAACTGTTTTATTGTGCCTAGTTCATTAAACAATAGTGGCGTCATTGGTTTTTCTCAGATTGTGCGTGAAGCATTGGATCGATTCACCTTTATCCATTTGCCGATATCTACTGTTGGTATCTTAAACTTTTTATTCAATATCCCATTGTTAATGCTGGCATGGTTTAAAATATCTAAAAAGTTCTGTATCAATACATTGTTATGTGTTGGTGCTCAAACTATCTTTTTAACGATTGTGCCAATTCTGGAGAAGCCTATTTTAGATGTGATCCTGGCTAATGCGGTAATTGGTGGTATCATTGCAGGTGTTGGAAGTGGATTTATGCTGCGTGGTGGAAGCTGCAGTGGGGGTATTGATATTTTAGGTATGTATTTGAGTATCAAAATGCCAGATTTCAGTATTGGCAAGCTTGCAGTTGTATTTAATGCATGTGTCTATGCAGCATGTGCTGGTTTATATGATTTAGAAATTGCGATTTATTCTATTATCTACAGCTATTTTATGAGTCAGATGGTGGATAAGATTCATTATCAGAATATCAAAATGAGTGCGACAATATTCACAAAAGTTGATCATGTGGATAAAGTGATTACATACAGTTTACGCCGTGGAGTCACCTATTGGAAAGGCAGTGGCAGTTATACGGATGAGGATACATATGTCATTATGACTGTGGTTTCTAAGCAGGAAGTCAATCGGTTGAAACAAATCGTTCATGATTGTGATCCGAAAGCCTTTGTGATCTTTAATGAGGGTATGAATATTGATGGTAATTTTGAAAAACGTTTAGCATAA
- a CDS encoding sensor histidine kinase, translating into MSLKDYLEDHIGFLVTCFLFLMLESFLLLLLGVEISMVVMLGCVWAILFIGYFVLSFHRKEKRMKELEQMLNQLDQKYLLHEVMGSGGNSEEQFYRYLLRMGNKSMLEHVSGIERTRKDYQEYIEQWVHEIKTPIAAMKLWAENQEGKKKREAYTQLERIEHYVEQALFYARSENVEKDFCIQKMDIKEVVQEALLQCKYLCTSNGIHVDIPEESYWIRSDEKWIVFLLNQLIENAVKYRRSDIDSTLSIFIVEKDDEVELHVKDNGIGICANDIARIFEKGFTGENGRNANRHATGIGLYLCKKLCHDLGIDIDVVSSLMQGCDMILSFPSYNSVREL; encoded by the coding sequence ATGAGTTTAAAAGATTATTTAGAGGATCATATTGGCTTTTTGGTGACATGTTTCCTGTTTTTAATGCTGGAAAGTTTTTTATTATTGCTTTTGGGTGTGGAAATCAGTATGGTCGTCATGTTAGGCTGTGTCTGGGCAATTTTGTTTATTGGATATTTTGTGTTATCTTTCCATCGTAAAGAAAAGCGTATGAAAGAGCTGGAGCAAATGTTAAACCAGTTAGATCAAAAATATCTGCTGCATGAAGTTATGGGAAGCGGTGGAAACAGTGAAGAACAGTTTTATCGTTATTTATTGCGTATGGGGAATAAAAGCATGCTGGAACATGTTTCAGGAATCGAGCGTACCCGTAAAGATTATCAGGAATATATTGAGCAATGGGTGCATGAGATCAAGACGCCGATTGCCGCAATGAAGCTATGGGCAGAAAATCAGGAGGGAAAGAAAAAACGGGAAGCATATACCCAGTTAGAACGTATTGAACATTATGTAGAACAAGCATTATTTTATGCGCGCAGCGAGAATGTAGAAAAAGATTTTTGTATACAGAAAATGGATATCAAAGAAGTTGTACAGGAGGCCTTATTGCAATGTAAATATTTATGTACCAGCAATGGGATTCATGTGGATATACCTGAAGAAAGCTATTGGATACGCAGTGATGAAAAATGGATTGTATTTTTATTAAATCAATTGATTGAAAATGCAGTAAAATATCGTCGAAGTGATATTGACAGCACGCTTTCTATTTTTATTGTGGAAAAAGATGATGAAGTGGAACTACATGTGAAAGATAATGGTATTGGTATTTGCGCAAATGATATTGCTCGTATCTTTGAAAAAGGCTTTACCGGAGAAAATGGAAGAAATGCCAATCGTCATGCGACAGGTATTGGATTATATTTATGTAAGAAATTATGCCATGATTTAGGCATCGACATCGATGTAGTTTCTTCACTCATGCAAGGATGTGATATGATTTTGTCCTTTCCTTCTTACAACTCTGTAAGGGAATTGTAA
- a CDS encoding ABC transporter permease, with the protein MYLKLTMRCALRSIKQYSIFMFTITMVMTLLYAFQSLMFSEQIIRLFGAHVDMLYAFLMVSILLVIVMTWLIGYISGFIIKNRSREFGIYLLSGIERKVIARMLVVEMFFMGFLSFIIGCFLGSFLSEVLRMLILQFFSKDFQFVFHFSIETMGSTFLYFLFMWILTLWKERRTIMKVNIKELLYEENKNDPVVKHRFIKWMVLLIACICFFFGIIATKKGILDMLYGEGSPVLLIGVILLVISNYGFYYGMIALSDAFVNRQKKIKYSFGILPLYGHIKGRINGNRMVLATLSMLLIFTIMLSSFALKLYDSSNVQMDIICPYELQINATEPFKSDEIKIMLEKKGYQIQDDIFCLYSCADAKTNVDMIFTQDQAIYGTSFMKESDYQKLLKLKHKTAASIPSHGYILLVNEFDKKRAEEKGIQLSIKDEKMVPFQIRNDSIGQLYDDVVFVVKDEVLKDSQMLTCSYVADSDKPFPIGMEKEITKSIKLPLYASINVRSDTQQASISSSVTIIFALFYLSFVFICIAATIMATQQMMDATRQKYEYELMHQLGMDKAEIYAILRKQIGIYFFVPMILPVVYIFPLLYIVNLLFLRIPGNYSIYTVAFGCMLLYMVIYLCYYMMAYIGCKRSLDLK; encoded by the coding sequence ATGTATTTAAAATTAACAATGCGTTGTGCATTACGAAGTATAAAACAATACAGTATCTTTATGTTTACCATAACCATGGTCATGACATTACTTTATGCATTTCAATCTTTGATGTTCTCAGAGCAGATTATTAGATTGTTTGGAGCACATGTGGACATGCTATATGCCTTTTTGATGGTCAGTATTTTATTAGTTATCGTGATGACATGGCTCATTGGATATATTAGTGGGTTTATTATAAAAAATAGAAGCAGAGAATTTGGTATCTATTTATTATCGGGTATTGAGCGTAAAGTCATTGCACGCATGCTTGTGGTCGAAATGTTTTTTATGGGATTTTTATCCTTTATCATCGGCTGCTTTTTAGGAAGCTTTTTATCTGAAGTATTGCGTATGCTGATTTTACAGTTCTTTTCTAAAGACTTTCAGTTTGTCTTTCATTTCTCCATTGAAACGATGGGATCCACCTTCCTATATTTCCTGTTTATGTGGATATTGACATTATGGAAAGAGCGAAGAACCATCATGAAAGTCAATATCAAAGAGTTGTTATATGAAGAAAATAAAAACGATCCCGTTGTCAAACACCGTTTCATCAAATGGATGGTATTACTAATTGCATGTATATGCTTCTTTTTTGGAATCATCGCCACAAAAAAGGGCATATTGGATATGCTTTATGGAGAAGGATCGCCAGTCTTATTAATAGGTGTCATATTATTGGTTATAAGTAATTATGGGTTTTATTATGGTATGATTGCTTTGTCAGATGCTTTTGTGAATAGGCAAAAAAAGATCAAATATTCCTTTGGGATACTGCCGCTTTATGGACATATCAAAGGAAGAATCAATGGCAATCGTATGGTATTAGCAACATTATCCATGTTGTTGATTTTTACCATTATGTTAAGCAGCTTTGCATTAAAACTATACGACTCCTCCAACGTGCAGATGGATATCATTTGTCCTTATGAGCTACAGATTAATGCTACAGAACCATTTAAAAGCGATGAAATCAAAATAATGCTAGAGAAAAAAGGATACCAAATACAGGATGATATATTTTGTTTATACTCATGTGCAGATGCAAAAACAAATGTGGACATGATTTTTACACAGGATCAGGCGATATATGGAACATCATTTATGAAAGAAAGCGACTATCAAAAACTGTTAAAGTTAAAACATAAGACAGCAGCTTCCATACCTTCTCATGGTTATATCTTATTGGTAAATGAATTTGATAAAAAAAGAGCGGAAGAAAAAGGCATACAGCTGAGCATTAAAGATGAAAAAATGGTGCCTTTCCAAATTAGAAATGATTCTATTGGACAACTGTACGATGATGTAGTTTTTGTAGTAAAAGATGAAGTTTTAAAAGACAGTCAGATGCTCACATGTTCTTATGTCGCAGACAGTGATAAACCATTCCCTATAGGAATGGAAAAAGAAATAACAAAAAGTATAAAATTGCCACTATATGCGAGTATAAATGTCCGCAGTGATACACAGCAGGCATCCATCAGTTCTTCTGTAACAATTATTTTCGCATTATTTTATTTATCTTTTGTATTTATTTGTATTGCGGCAACGATTATGGCAACACAACAGATGATGGATGCGACAAGACAGAAATATGAATATGAATTAATGCATCAATTAGGAATGGATAAGGCAGAAATCTATGCGATTCTACGTAAACAAATTGGTATCTACTTCTTTGTGCCGATGATATTGCCAGTTGTGTATATATTTCCATTATTATATATTGTTAATTTACTGTTTCTAAGGATACCGGGAAACTATTCTATTTATACGGTTGCATTTGGATGTATGCTTTTGTATATGGTGATCTATCTTTGTTACTATATGATGGCATATATCGGTTGTAAACGAAGTCTTGATTTAAAGTAG
- a CDS encoding ABC transporter permease, translated as MLYVKLTLRNLTHSIKEYTLFMATMIMSMTLMYAFFSLALSNRILSIFYTFYSFLPIAIFASIGVTLVLGWMIIYITDFIMKKRSREFGLYLLSGMKRSSVALMFSAEQLIMGAIALVIGCILGMILSQALEAILFQVFGQDYHFVLSFSLQAFLLTLGCFVLIYILEVIREIRLIHRCTLKELFYRKDEHTTIHVSKTKSVLCFIAGAICMGVCICIVYIFYCSLKDSSMRGDINSMMLSILMMILSIYLIYQGISQVVMLFLQRWKQKKYKGNMMFLSAQLCTKIKRNRFVLATISVLTILIISLMIMSMQLKNVYDRKIKEEIPFDIMAYSSETLNEDVLYDYLSKHDMSYQDHFYQIYHSDAINENLRNALFDTPFDYPGVKTYIIKESDVQALLKIKGYDPLKPLSEHQYGLLVTPELKKHMEAFMKQGEVEANNQKLSCAYIESSRIGQAVYVDYYLILPDAYVENCTVKANVLVMNVNGTIPDTLYEETQTILDTHEDGIYLYRVKPYYIKDQLSVYTMVIFALLYVSMIAVCILATIIATQQLSDMNEQKETYHMMWKMGCDKKAIKKLLFQQVSFYFFIPLILPCLYLPFVIYGIDVFFSLLVYDVPTMTFSILAPIIFLLIYGCYFILTYQSCKRSMEG; from the coding sequence ATGCTGTACGTTAAACTCACATTGCGTAATTTAACGCATAGTATCAAGGAATATACACTGTTTATGGCGACAATGATTATGAGTATGACATTGATGTATGCTTTTTTCTCGCTGGCACTAAGTAATCGTATCCTAAGTATCTTTTATACATTTTACAGCTTTTTACCCATCGCGATTTTCGCAAGTATTGGTGTTACGCTGGTGCTTGGCTGGATGATTATATACATTACAGATTTTATCATGAAGAAACGAAGCCGTGAATTTGGTTTGTATTTATTGTCTGGAATGAAACGAAGCAGTGTCGCATTGATGTTTTCTGCGGAGCAGCTGATTATGGGAGCCATTGCTTTAGTTATTGGCTGTATACTGGGTATGATATTGTCGCAGGCATTAGAGGCAATTTTATTTCAGGTATTTGGACAGGATTATCACTTTGTTTTATCATTTTCTTTGCAAGCATTTTTACTAACCTTGGGATGCTTCGTGTTAATTTATATATTAGAAGTCATACGGGAAATCCGTTTAATTCATCGTTGTACCTTAAAAGAACTATTTTATCGCAAAGATGAGCATACAACCATTCATGTATCAAAAACCAAAAGCGTATTATGCTTTATTGCTGGTGCAATCTGTATGGGAGTCTGTATCTGTATTGTATATATCTTTTATTGTTCTCTCAAAGATAGCAGCATGCGTGGAGATATAAATTCCATGATGCTGTCCATTTTGATGATGATTTTATCCATCTATTTGATCTATCAGGGAATATCCCAGGTTGTCATGTTGTTTCTTCAAAGATGGAAACAAAAGAAATATAAAGGAAATATGATGTTTTTAAGTGCACAGTTATGCACGAAAATCAAACGAAACCGTTTTGTTTTAGCAACTATTTCCGTGTTAACGATCCTGATTATTTCACTGATGATCATGAGCATGCAGTTAAAAAATGTTTATGATAGAAAAATAAAAGAAGAAATACCGTTTGATATTATGGCATATTCCAGTGAAACCTTAAATGAGGATGTATTATATGACTATTTAAGTAAGCATGATATGAGTTATCAGGATCATTTTTATCAAATATATCACAGTGATGCGATTAACGAAAATCTTAGAAATGCTCTTTTTGATACGCCATTTGATTATCCCGGAGTAAAGACCTATATCATAAAGGAAAGTGATGTCCAGGCACTATTGAAGATAAAAGGCTATGATCCATTAAAACCGTTGAGTGAACATCAATATGGTTTGCTTGTGACACCAGAACTAAAAAAACATATGGAAGCCTTTATGAAACAGGGAGAGGTAGAAGCAAATAATCAGAAACTATCCTGTGCGTATATAGAAAGCTCACGTATTGGACAGGCAGTGTATGTGGATTATTATTTAATCCTGCCGGATGCCTATGTGGAAAACTGTACAGTCAAAGCAAATGTCCTTGTGATGAATGTAAATGGAACAATTCCGGATACATTATATGAAGAAACCCAAACGATTCTAGATACTCATGAAGATGGCATTTATCTATATCGTGTAAAACCATACTATATTAAAGATCAATTATCTGTATATACTATGGTAATCTTTGCTTTATTATATGTATCCATGATCGCGGTATGTATTCTGGCAACAATCATTGCGACCCAGCAGCTTTCTGATATGAATGAACAAAAAGAAACCTATCATATGATGTGGAAAATGGGATGTGATAAAAAAGCAATCAAGAAATTATTATTCCAACAGGTAAGCTTTTACTTTTTTATACCATTGATTTTACCATGTCTGTATCTTCCATTTGTAATCTATGGGATAGATGTATTCTTTTCACTACTGGTATATGATGTACCAACAATGACTTTCAGCATCTTAGCGCCAATCATCTTCCTGTTGATTTATGGCTGTTACTTTATTTTGACATATCAAAGCTGTAAACGAAGTATGGAGGGATAG